The DNA segment CGACAGATACCACCACGCCTAAGGTGGCATGCTCAACGGGGGCGGGATTGAGTAAGCGTTCTCCGCCATAAAACAGCAGCAGGAATGCCGAGCCCATGATAAAGGCCGATTGCGCCAGCGACGCTAACGGCTCGGCCTTACCGTGACCGTATCTGTGGTCATGGTCGGCAGGAACGATAGCATAACGAATGGCGATAAAGTTGATGATCGAGGCGAGCGCATCGGCAAAGGAGTCCGTTAAGGACGCCAGCATACTGGCCGAGCCTGAATATAACCAAGCTAACAGCTTGATAATAATAAGGGTCAAAGCGGTAGCCACGGAAGCGCGACTAGCCAGTTTGACCCAAAAATCGTATTGGGAAGTTTGAGTCATAGGGGTCTATATCGGGAAGCTATGACTCTATTGTATATCAGCTTACAAGCTTAACCGCGAGGTTCTTTACCAGCTTGTGCTTCAAATCGCGCTTTAAATTTTGCTTGTTGCTCAGGCGTTAGCAGGTTGTAGATCTGATTCTGCATCTTCATCCGTTCAATCGCTTGAGCTTGGCGTTTTTCCTGCTGGGCACTCATTAATGCCTTAGCTTGCGCCTCATCGAAGTTGGCCGCAGTGATCAGCGCATGCATCTCGGCGCGGTGCGCTAAACGCTCTTCCTTGGTTGGTCTATTATCGCTGCGGGCAGCACGTTGCTCGGCGAACAGTTTCTTAATATCAGCCTTTTGTGCATCGGTTAAATCCAAACCTTCAAACATTCTGTGCATACCGTCATGGCCCATACGGTCGCCGTGTTTGTGGAACTCACCCCGAGGATGATCGCAGCCCTGGCCGGGTTCGGCACTGACTGTCGTCGCAAATACTGCTGAGCTTGCTAAGATGGCAAATAGGCCAGCTTTTAAAGGAGATAATGTTTTCATCATGTTAACCTCAATATTCAACTTATGTTGTATACAGTGACGACCCTTTTAAAAGCCGAATCACTTTCGACGATTACAGTCTAAAGCACCCTATGTAAGTGAGGTCGTGACCTGAGTAAATCAGTGTAAAGTTGCGATAAGAACTATCCCAAAACAATCTTAAGGTGTTGAAACTCGCGTATTAAGAACAGCTTGAGCATACAGATTCTCTATTCTTTACTTTGGCTTACATTGCTACACAGCAATTGACATCAAAAGAGGTATACTCAGGCAAAATACTCAAACCGTCTGTGGTTTAGCACATCGCTTTGAGTCTTTCGCACCAGTTCACCCAGATTAAGGAACACTATGAGTCGGATATTATTAATCGATGATGATCTTGGTTTATCAGAACTTCTCGGACAATTACTCGAACTCGAAGGGTTTAAACTCACCCTAGCCTACGATGGCAAGCAAGGCTTAGAACTGGCCCTCGCGGGGGATTACGATCTGATCTTACTCGACGTGATGCTGCCTAAATTAAACGGTTTTGAAGTGCTACGCGCCCTGCGCCAACACAAACAAACTCCGGTGTTGATGCTCACAGCCAGAGGCGATGAGATTGACCGAGTGGTAGGGCTTGAGATCGGTGCAGATGATTATTTACCTAAGCCCTTCAATGACAGGGAGCTTATCGCCCGTATTCGCGCCATCATTCGCCGCTCGCACTTAACCGCCCAAGAAATCCATGCCACACCGGCGCAAGAGTTTGGTGATTTACGCTTAGATCCCTCACGCCAAGAGGCTTACTGCAATGAGCAACTCATCATACTCACAGGGACTGAGTTTACCCTGCTGCACACACTGGCACTGCATGCGGGAGAGTTGATGAATAAAGAAGAGCTCAATGAAATTGTGCTCGGCAAAAAACTCATGCCCTTCGATCGCAGCCTAGATATGCACCTGTCGAATCTACGCAAAAAGCTCCCCGAGCGTAGCGATGGCAGACCTAGGGTGAAAACCATCCGTGGCAAAGGCTATATCTGGCTACCATAACGGCGGGAACAACTGTGCCTAATCGTTTATTTATCAAATTACTGCTCGGATTTTGGATCTGTAGCTCGCTGATTATCGCTTTAGTCGGCTTGCTGCCTTTGCTGCAGCAAAATCACGACCGCGCGCCTATCCCACCCCATATGCAAAAAATGCTCGCGACCGTAGCTCAGCGAATTCAAGCCAACCCTGAGCTGATAAAGTCCGATTTTCTGCGCCGCTGGGAAAGGCGTGGCGATATGGAAGGCAAGCCCCTGCGACTCTATCTAGCGAACAGCCAAGGCCAAGTGATTAACACCAGCCGAGTGAGCCGTGGCGTACGCAGTTTTATGCTGATGACAGATGAGGAAAAGCAACCCATTAGTCATCAATTTAAAGATGAGCTAGTGTTTGGCCCCTATCAATTTAGCCTCGAAGGCGAAACCTATTACCTCTATGGTCGCTTGCCGGATATTCACCCTCGCCCATGGTTTTTCTTCTTTATCGAAAATAAGCTGCTCACCCTAAGTCTAGCCATAGTGCTCTCGGGATTACTGTGCGCCATTCTCGCATGGCATTTAGGTAAGCCATTAAGCTCACTAAAGAAAAGTGCCGATGCCCTCGCCGAAGGCGACCTCAGTAACCGTGTCGATAAGGCGACCACTCAACGTAACGATGAAATCGGCCAACTCGCCACCGCGTTTAATAGCATGGCGGACTCGATTGAGGCCATGGTGAAAAATCAGCAACGTTTGATGGGGGACATTTCCCACGAACTGCGCACCCCACTGACCCGGCTACAATTGTCACTGGCATTGGCCCGCAAGAAAGGCCAACAGACTACGGAAACCGACCGTATCGCCTACGAGGCCGAGCAATTAGAAAAATTGATCGCAGAGCTGCTGGAGTTATCGCGGGTCAAACTCAGCACCAATGAAACTAAAGTGCGCCTCGGATTAGCCGAGTCCCTCAGCCAAGTGCTAGATGACGCCGAGTTTGAGGCCGATCAACAGGGTAAAAAGATCACTATCGACATCGATGAAGCCATCGAGCTCAGCCATTATCCTAAATCCCTGTCCCGTGCGATAGAAAACCTACTGCGCAACGCCATTCGTTATGCCCAGAGCGATATCCACCTACGCGCGAACCAAACCAACGGCCAAGTACAGATCACCATTAAAGATGATGGCCCGGGAATAGACCCTGCTGAGCTTGAAGCGATTTTCAAACCCTTCTATCGCCCCGATTCGGCAAGGCAGCGGGAAAGCGGTGGCTGGGGCCTAGGACTCGCCATTACCGAAGCGGCCATTAGCGCCCATAAAGGTAAAATCAGAGCCGAGAATCGTCAGCCCCACGGCCTCGAGGTCAATATCAGTTTACCGACCTAAAAACATAAGCCCCACTAACACAGTTAGCGGGGCTTATTTCATCAATAGTCAACTGCCGTTAGCCCTTAATCCCTAGCTGTTTTAACTTGCGATACAAGGCATTACGGCTAATCCCCAAACGCTTAGCACATTGGCTCACATTGCCCTCGCAGGCACGGTAAGCCTGTAACACGTTCAGATTTATGGTTCCGTGGAGCGAGTCTATGGTGGTAGAACTAGACTCGGACAGTTCGTGCGGATGCGCCGTGGTTTCGGCGTCGACAACTTCAGTTAAAGTTTGGGGCTCAAACGCCAGATTCATGAGCTTTTGAGCCAGGTAATCGGGGAGATGATTTATCTCGAGTACAGCCTCACCTTCGGCCATCAAACACGCCACCTGCATTAAGTTATCCAACTCCCTTAGGTTGCCGGGCCAATCGTAACGCATTAGTTGCGCCAACAACTCAGTACACAAGGTTTGCGCGCTACTGCGGTGACGACGGTGCAATTTATGGATAATGCGCTCAATATCCTGCCGCTCACGTAGCGCAGGAAGCCGCACCTGCAATCCATTTAGGCGATAAAACAAGTCCTGACGAAACAATCCCTGCGCCACCAGCGACTCTAAATCCATATGGGTCGCGGCGATGATCTGAATATCGACCTTAAAACTTTGATTACTGCCGACGGGAACGACCTCGCGCTCCTGCAACACCCGGAGTAAACGGCTCTGCGCCGCCAGCGGCATCTCACCAATTTCATCGAGGAACAAAAAGCCACCGTGGGCTTGGCGGATCTTACCGATAAAACCGGTTCTATTAGCGCCAGTAAAAGCCCCCGCCTGATAACCAAATAACTCAGACTCAACCAACTCAGCGGGCAAGGCGGCGCAGTTTACCGCCACCAAGGGCTGCGCGCGGCGGGCACTCTGGGCGTGGAGCTTTTTCACAAATTGCTCCTTGCCGACCCCCGTTTCGCCAAGCACCAGTAGGGGGATCTGCTTAGTAATCACCTTGTTCGCCTGCTGCCAAGCCCGCTCAAGCAGTGGATCGCGAAACCTGACCCCTAATTGGTTCAAGGGTTTGTCTTGAAGGGTTCTGGTACTTTTCGTCTGCGTCAGTGCCAGCGCTTGGGTCTGCACATGCAGCGCCGAATCGCGGTGAAAGCCCCCGCTCGCGCCCAATTGTCGCCGAGGTGTTGCTCTAGACTGTCACCCAACTTGGCTTGGCTCAGCAGCTGTTTCGCCATGGGATTACAACCCACAATTCGCCCGTCACTGCTGGCGATAACTATGCCTTGCCAACCAGAATTTAATAGACTCGGCTGCGCCGCGAAATCGATTCGATAGTGACTATCGGGCAGATGACACAGCAGCGCCGTTTCGACCTGCTGCGCCAAACTCGACACTAGCATCAAGGTTTGCTGCGAATGCCGCTGCTGCTCACTGGTAATATCGAGCACTCCGAGCATCTCGCCTTGGGGCGAAAAAATCGGGCAAGCGGTGCAACTCATAAAACGGTTTTGGCGGATAAAATGCTGCTCACCGACCACTGATACCGCCTGCTTGGCCGTGAGCGCCGTGCCTATTGCATTGGTGCCCTTATACTTTTCGAGCCAGTTGACCCCAATATCGAGCGCCACATCCGCCAGCTTGCTGGAATAGCGGCTCACCCCCAATGTTTCAGCACATAACCGTCGGCATCGGAGAGTAATAATCGACTATTGGAGTGCGCCATCAGTTGATTAAACAGCGGCAAGGCATGGGATTGTACTAATTCGATGAGCTGCTGATATTGCTCATGTTTATGTTTGAGCTCCGCACGCGTGAGCCTGAGATCCTCACCAGCACGAAACTCTGATAAGCCAGCACCTAAGCTGCGTTGCCATGAATCGGCTAACCATGCCTGTGTGGTTGGAAAATGCGGTTTTACTGTCATAGCCATGCTCCCCGAGCGCTGTTCCATTTCGGCACACTCACGGTGTGTCGTTGGATGACAAAATGACCACAGGGCACCTTTCCTTCCGTGAGCGCCCTATTATTTTGGATCTGCAAAATTAGCTTTTCATCATACTGTTAGCTCAACAAGTGTACAACTCCTGCCAGTTTGGCACTGTCCTTGCGATGTCTGTTTATACGCAGTACTCAGGTGTTGCGTAAGAGAACACCAACTTAATCAATAGCTTTGTCAGTCAATTCGATTGGCAAGGGATAAAAATAACAACAGTGCTAAAACCTATTTCAACAAGACCCTTTGCTGAGACGCTGCACATTTAGCGTATTCGGCAGTCACAGAAGGAAAACACTATGATCTATGCTCAACCTGGAACCGCTGGTGCCATCATTAACTTTAAAGAAAAATACGCCAACTTTATCGGTGGTAAATGGGTCGCCCCAGTCAACGGCGAATACTTCGATAATCGCTCCCCCGTCAATGGTCAAAACTTCTGTAAAATTCCCCGCTCTGACTACCGCGATATCGAACTGGCGCTCGATGCCGCCCACGCCGCTAAGGACGCTTGGGGAAAAACCTCGGTCACCGAGCGTGCGAATTTACTGCTGCGTATCGCCGATCGCGTTGAGCAAAATCTCGAATACTTAGCCGTTGCCGAAACCTGGGAAAACGGCAAAGCGGTGCGCGAAACTCTCAATGCCGACTTGCCTCTGTTTGTCGACCACTTCCGTTACTTTGCCGGCTGTATTCGAGCACAGGAAGGTAGCGCCGCGGACATCGATGGCAATACCGTCAGCTACCACTTCCCAGAGCCATTGGGTGTCGTCGGGCAAATCATTCCATGGAACTTCCCGCTGTTGATGGCAGCATGGAAAATCGCCCCCGCGCTCGCCGCAGGCAACTGCGTGGTACTCAAACCCGCCGAGCAAACGCCGGTATCTATCCTTGTACTACTCGAACTGATTGAAGATCTGCTGCCGCCCGGCATCCTCAACGTCGTCAACGGTTTTGGCGCCGAAGCGGGCCAAGCCCTCGCCACCAGCAAACGCATCGCTAAACTGGCCTTTACCGGCTCCACCGAAGTCGGTTACCACATCTTAAAATGTGCTGCCGAATCACTGATCCCATCGACAGTCGAACTCGGCGGTAAATCGCCTAACCTGTATTTCGCCGATGTGATGGACCACGAAGACGAGTATTTAGATAAGGCCGTCGAAGGCATGTTGCTGGCCTTCTTCAACCAAGGCGAAGTCTGTACTTGCCCATCAAGGGTGCTGATCCAAGAGTCAATTTACGATCGCTTTATCGAAAAAGTGCTCGCCCGTGCGCAAACCATCAAGCAAGGCAACCCGCTGGATACCGCCACCCAAGTAGGCGCACAGGCCTCCCAAGAACAGTTCGATAAGATTTTAAGCTATCTCGCGATTGGTAAAGATGAAGGCGCGCAGGTGCTCTTAGGCGGCTCACTCTGCCAACTTGAAGGCGAGCAAAGCAAAGGCTATTACATCAGCCCAACGATCATGAAAGGCCATAATAAGATGCGGATTTTCCAAGAGGAAATCTTCGGTCCGGTTATTTCGGTCACCACCTTCAAGGATGAAGCCGAAGCCTTAGCAATTGCCAACGATACCGAATACGGCCTTGGTGCTGGTGTATGGACTCGGGACATGAACCGCGCCCAGCGTCTAGGTCGAGGCATTCAAGCGGGTCGCGTTTGGATTAACTGCTACCACGCCTATCCTGCCCATGCGGCCTTTGGCGGATATAAGAAGTCAGGCATCGGCCGTGAAACCCACAAGATGATGCTCAATCACTATCAAAACACCAAAAACCTATTGGTGAGTTACGATATCAATCCGCTCGGGTTCTTCTAACCGAGCTGAAACCTTGCCTTGGTAACAAGAAAGGGCCATTGGCCCTTTCTCTATTTTTAGCGCGTTGAACTATAAGAACATACCGCCAGATGCCTCGATACGTTGCGCGTTTATCCACGTCGCAGCGGGTGACAACAAGACACTGATTGCACCGCCAATATCCTCGGGTAATCCCACCCGCCCCAACGCCGTTTGCTGCGCTAAAAACTCATTCATCTGTCGGTTATCCCGGACGGCACCACCACCAAAGTCCGTTTCGATTGCACCGGGAGCCAGCACATTAACGCGAATACCGCGTGGACCAAGCTCCTTCGCCCAATACTTGGTCATGGTTTCGACCGCGCCTTTCATAGTGGCGTAGGCACCAAATCCCGGAACAGCAAAGCGCGTTAACCCCGTAGAGACATTGATAATACTGCCATTATCGGCAAGCAGAGGCAGCAACGCCTGAGTTAAGAAGAAAGGCCCTTTGACATGAATATTCATCAAAGTATCGAACTGCTCCATACTGGTTTCAGCCATGGGCACATGAATACCAATCCCTGCATTATTAACTAGATAGTTAAAACTATCCCGTTGCCAAGTCTGTTCGAGTGCGGTTTTAACGCGTTGAGAAAAATCACTAAAGGACTTGCTATCACCCACATCTAACGGTAACGCGACAGCCTTGCGTCCGTGCCATTCAATTTCCGCAACCACCTCGGCGGCCGCAGCGGCATTACTTTGGTAAGTTAGAATAATATCAACACCTTGTGCGGCTAAGGTCAGGGCCGCATTTTTACCTAAGCCACGACTTGCACCTGTGATCAGCGCGATGGGAGTTGTGTTCATTGTGTATCCTCTTCATTCATCTATGTTAATGCTGCCGCACAGCATGGCGATTCCACTGCACACAGCTTATTACTTGCACTATGAGGGATAAACACACTATAAATGGCAAGACTGTTAGCTATTAGAGAACAATTGCAATGCAAGATAGACTACAAGCCATGCAAATTTTTATGCGGGTGGCTGAATTAGAGAGTTTTACTCAAGCCAGTATCAGCCTAGGTCTGTCGAAAACCCATGTATCGAATGTCGTAGCCCAGTTCGAAACCGCGTTAGGCGCACGTTTACTTCAACGTACCACTCGCACAGTACGCCTCACTCAAGATGGTATAAGCTGTTATGAGCGCTGCAAAAACTTGCTCACCGACTATCAAGAATTAGAAAGCCTTTTCCAGCTGCAGGCGGCGCAAGTTTCGGGTCGCTTAAGAGTCGATATGTCCACGGGGATTGCACGAAACTTAGTGCTTCCCCATCTTCCTGACTTTATTGAGCAATATCCCCAAATTGAGTTGGAGCTAAGCAGTACCGACCGCAAGGTCGATATCGTCGCCGAAGGTTTTGACTGCGTGATCCGCGTTGGCAGCGTGCAGCAAGAAGGCGTTATCGCTAAGAAGATTGGCCACTTTAAGATGCTGAACTGCGTTAGCCCAAGCTATATCGAAAAATACGGTAAACCATCGAATATAGAAGAGCTTAGCCAAGGGCATAAGCTTATTCATTACGTAGGCCAATTAGGCGGCAGCGATTCAGGATTTGAGTATCTAAGCCAAGATAATCACGAACTCTGCGCCCTAGCCTTACCTAAGCTAATCACAGTCAATAATGCCGATGCCTACAGCGCGGCCTGTCTGGCGGGTTTAGGGATTATTCAAGCGCCGAATATTGGGGTGGCAAAATATCTCCAAACTGGCGAACTGATAGAGATCTTGCCAGATTACCCAGCGCCCTCAATGCCAGTGAGCTTGCTCTATCCCCATAGACGCCATCTTTCAAAGCGTCTTCAGGTATTTATGGCTTGGTTGACCGAGTTACTAACGCCTTTTTTAGTATCACGTTAACGGTCAGTCTCGATATTCGCTAACCGCTGCGACAGTTCTGCCATCGAGCTTGCCGTGCGGGGATCGCACTCAGGATTGGCTACTGGGCTAAATTCAAGACGCGGCCCCCGAACCGACCTAAACGGCTTGGCAGAACATGCAAATCCCAAACTAACTGATCGTAGTAATGCAGCCGCAGGCCATTATCCGCAACAGGCCAATGGGCATAGAGTAAAAACGAATGATAACTCTGCGAGAAGGAGCGACTCGCCACTAATTTAAAATTTGTATCGAGCAGGCTGCACTCGGTCGATTCTTCAAAGGGACAATCGTAGGAGGTCAACAGTAAATAGCCTTGGGTGCCACAGGGTAAAGTGCAGCGGTACTGGGCCTCAAGCTGCCTTCCCGCAATCTTGGCCCCAGTAGCTTGCTGATTGAAATACAAAGGCTGAGTGAGCGCCTCAGTATCGGACACTCGCAGTGTGAAGGCTGTTATCGGCTGCATGCGGTATCCTTCCTTTGCCCTGAAATAGCTAATTTCGCTTCCAATACAAGCCCATCAATATCAGGTATCCCACAAAATACGCCAGCAAGTCGAGTGGGTCGAAATGGCTACCAATCACGATTCGCGCCAAACGATTTCCGCCCAACCCCAGCTTGTCCACTAAGCCCCAATACTGGCCAAATTCGATACCGAAGGCAAACAGCAGCACAGCCAGCGCCAACCATGGTGTGTGCCAAAACTGATTGATTGACTCCCCTTTTGCATTCACCACGGGCACTAGCGTGCGCGCCATACAAAACAACAGGATCACCACTAACACGTCACCGACAAAACCGCGAATAAACCCCGAAGGCACAAAACGCGCGATCAACACTTCGATGATAAACAGCAGCACCGCATAAATTAAAAAAGATTTTCGATCGGGCTGACGACTAAAAAGATGGACTGGCATAAACAGGTTGCTCCCTTACCTCTCGAAGATGAAGCGGCAAAATCTAGCTTAATACCAATACCTTAACAAGCTTAGTTCGATGGATTTATCTCCTATTTACCCATTTCACTCACCAGAACAGCAGGCAAGTTCGCTCCACAAAATTTAAGCGCCGTTTAAGTTTGGCTTTAGTAGCCTGCAAGCACACCACCTTAGTAGCAACAGATCATGTCCTCAAATATGCAGCAAAACATCAAAGTCTGGGATCCCTTGATCCGTATCTTCCACTGGTCATTGGTGGGCTTTTTACCTTAGCCTACCT comes from the Shewanella seohaensis genome and includes:
- a CDS encoding Spy/CpxP family protein refolding chaperone; protein product: MKTLSPLKAGLFAILASSAVFATTVSAEPGQGCDHPRGEFHKHGDRMGHDGMHRMFEGLDLTDAQKADIKKLFAEQRAARSDNRPTKEERLAHRAEMHALITAANFDEAQAKALMSAQQEKRQAQAIERMKMQNQIYNLLTPEQQAKFKARFEAQAGKEPRG
- the exaC gene encoding acetaldehyde dehydrogenase ExaC → MIYAQPGTAGAIINFKEKYANFIGGKWVAPVNGEYFDNRSPVNGQNFCKIPRSDYRDIELALDAAHAAKDAWGKTSVTERANLLLRIADRVEQNLEYLAVAETWENGKAVRETLNADLPLFVDHFRYFAGCIRAQEGSAADIDGNTVSYHFPEPLGVVGQIIPWNFPLLMAAWKIAPALAAGNCVVLKPAEQTPVSILVLLELIEDLLPPGILNVVNGFGAEAGQALATSKRIAKLAFTGSTEVGYHILKCAAESLIPSTVELGGKSPNLYFADVMDHEDEYLDKAVEGMLLAFFNQGEVCTCPSRVLIQESIYDRFIEKVLARAQTIKQGNPLDTATQVGAQASQEQFDKILSYLAIGKDEGAQVLLGGSLCQLEGEQSKGYYISPTIMKGHNKMRIFQEEIFGPVISVTTFKDEAEALAIANDTEYGLGAGVWTRDMNRAQRLGRGIQAGRVWINCYHAYPAHAAFGGYKKSGIGRETHKMMLNHYQNTKNLLVSYDINPLGFF
- a CDS encoding response regulator, giving the protein MSRILLIDDDLGLSELLGQLLELEGFKLTLAYDGKQGLELALAGDYDLILLDVMLPKLNGFEVLRALRQHKQTPVLMLTARGDEIDRVVGLEIGADDYLPKPFNDRELIARIRAIIRRSHLTAQEIHATPAQEFGDLRLDPSRQEAYCNEQLIILTGTEFTLLHTLALHAGELMNKEELNEIVLGKKLMPFDRSLDMHLSNLRKKLPERSDGRPRVKTIRGKGYIWLP
- a CDS encoding ATP-binding protein; this translates as MPNRLFIKLLLGFWICSSLIIALVGLLPLLQQNHDRAPIPPHMQKMLATVAQRIQANPELIKSDFLRRWERRGDMEGKPLRLYLANSQGQVINTSRVSRGVRSFMLMTDEEKQPISHQFKDELVFGPYQFSLEGETYYLYGRLPDIHPRPWFFFFIENKLLTLSLAIVLSGLLCAILAWHLGKPLSSLKKSADALAEGDLSNRVDKATTQRNDEIGQLATAFNSMADSIEAMVKNQQRLMGDISHELRTPLTRLQLSLALARKKGQQTTETDRIAYEAEQLEKLIAELLELSRVKLSTNETKVRLGLAESLSQVLDDAEFEADQQGKKITIDIDEAIELSHYPKSLSRAIENLLRNAIRYAQSDIHLRANQTNGQVQITIKDDGPGIDPAELEAIFKPFYRPDSARQRESGGWGLGLAITEAAISAHKGKIRAENRQPHGLEVNISLPT
- a CDS encoding ribosomal maturation YjgA family protein → MPVHLFSRQPDRKSFLIYAVLLFIIEVLIARFVPSGFIRGFVGDVLVVILLFCMARTLVPVVNAKGESINQFWHTPWLALAVLLFAFGIEFGQYWGLVDKLGLGGNRLARIVIGSHFDPLDLLAYFVGYLILMGLYWKRN
- a CDS encoding LysR family transcriptional regulator produces the protein MQDRLQAMQIFMRVAELESFTQASISLGLSKTHVSNVVAQFETALGARLLQRTTRTVRLTQDGISCYERCKNLLTDYQELESLFQLQAAQVSGRLRVDMSTGIARNLVLPHLPDFIEQYPQIELELSSTDRKVDIVAEGFDCVIRVGSVQQEGVIAKKIGHFKMLNCVSPSYIEKYGKPSNIEELSQGHKLIHYVGQLGGSDSGFEYLSQDNHELCALALPKLITVNNADAYSAACLAGLGIIQAPNIGVAKYLQTGELIEILPDYPAPSMPVSLLYPHRRHLSKRLQVFMAWLTELLTPFLVSR
- a CDS encoding SDR family NAD(P)-dependent oxidoreductase, whose translation is MNTTPIALITGASRGLGKNAALTLAAQGVDIILTYQSNAAAAAEVVAEIEWHGRKAVALPLDVGDSKSFSDFSQRVKTALEQTWQRDSFNYLVNNAGIGIHVPMAETSMEQFDTLMNIHVKGPFFLTQALLPLLADNGSIINVSTGLTRFAVPGFGAYATMKGAVETMTKYWAKELGPRGIRVNVLAPGAIETDFGGGAVRDNRQMNEFLAQQTALGRVGLPEDIGGAISVLLSPAATWINAQRIEASGGMFL